A stretch of Streptomyces vietnamensis DNA encodes these proteins:
- a CDS encoding cellulose-binding protein, with protein sequence MSDTSSPFGFELVRRGYDRGQVDDRITKLVADRDSALSRITSLEKRIEELHLETQNAQAQVTDAEPSYAGLGARVEKILRLAEEEAKDLREEARRAAEQHRELAESAAQQVRNDAESFAAERKAKAEDEGVRIVEKAQGEANTLRAEAQKDAQSKREEADALFEETRAKAAQAAADFETNLAKRREQSERDLASRQAKAEKRLAEIEHRAEQLRLEAEKLRTDAERRARQTVETAQRQAEDIVADANAKADRIRSESERELAALTNRRDSINAQLTNVREMLATLTGAAVAAAGSPIDDERTAGVPAQQSR encoded by the coding sequence ATGAGCGACACTTCCTCCCCCTTCGGCTTCGAGCTCGTGCGGCGCGGTTACGACCGCGGTCAGGTGGACGACCGCATTACCAAGCTCGTGGCCGACCGCGACAGTGCCCTGTCCCGCATCACCTCTCTGGAGAAGCGGATCGAGGAGCTCCACCTCGAGACGCAGAACGCCCAGGCGCAGGTCACCGACGCCGAGCCGTCGTACGCCGGTCTCGGCGCCCGTGTCGAGAAGATCCTGCGGCTCGCCGAGGAGGAGGCGAAGGACCTGCGTGAGGAGGCCCGTCGCGCGGCCGAGCAGCACCGCGAGCTGGCCGAGTCGGCCGCCCAGCAGGTGCGCAACGACGCGGAGTCCTTCGCGGCCGAGCGCAAGGCGAAGGCCGAGGACGAGGGCGTCCGGATCGTCGAGAAGGCGCAGGGCGAGGCCAACACGCTGCGTGCCGAGGCACAGAAGGACGCGCAGTCGAAGCGCGAGGAGGCGGACGCCCTCTTCGAGGAGACCCGCGCCAAGGCCGCCCAGGCCGCCGCGGACTTCGAGACGAACCTGGCGAAGCGCCGCGAGCAGTCGGAGCGGGACCTCGCCTCGCGTCAGGCGAAGGCCGAGAAGCGCCTCGCGGAGATCGAGCACCGCGCCGAGCAGCTCCGCCTGGAGGCCGAGAAGCTGCGCACGGACGCGGAGCGCCGGGCCCGTCAGACGGTGGAGACCGCGCAGCGCCAGGCCGAGGACATCGTGGCCGACGCGAACGCCAAGGCCGACCGGATCCGTTCGGAATCGGAGCGCGAGCTCGCGGCGCTGACGAACCGCCGCGACTCGATCAACGCGCAGCTGACCAACGTCCGCGAGATGCTGGCGACGCTGACCGGTGCCGCGGTGGCGGCGGCCGGCTCCCCGATCGACGACGAGCGCACGGCCGGCGTCCCGGCCCAGCAGTCGCGCTGA
- the scy gene encoding polarized growth protein Scy, protein MRGYEHQESRRAEDDHLARFEAEMDRLKTEREKAVQHAEDLGYQVEVLRAKLHEARRTIASRPAYDSADIGYQAEQLLRNAQAQAEQLRQDAERELREARAQTQRILQEHAEHQARLQAELHNEAVQRRQQLDQELNERRQTVEAHVNENVAWAEQLRARTESQARRLLEESRAEAEQSLAAARAEATRLAEETSRRVGTEAEAARAEAEAILLRARKDAERLLSAASSQAQEATSHAEQLRSTTAAETDQARRQATELSRAAEQRMQEAEEKLRVARAEAEKALTEAKEAAARQLSSAEQVNEQRTRTAKTEIARLVGEATKEAEALKAEAEEKLREATAQAEKLVTEATEKAVTAAAEDSAAALAKAARSAEEILTKASEDARETTRKAAEEAERVRREAETEADRLRAEAGEQADELLGSAKDDTKEYRAKTVELQEEARRLRGEAEALRAEAVDEGERIRSEARREALQQIEEAAKTAEELLTKARTDAEEQRTKAGAESERVKSEAMERAQTLRTQAEETLERTRAEAERLRAEAEEQAESVKTAAEEAAAGLRADAERAAEARRAEAAEELTRLHADAEAKVAAAGEELSEARAEGERIRREAAEETERLRAEAAERIRTLQEQAEQEAERLRAEAASDASTTRTEAEAAAVRLRTEASEEAERLRSEAQETADRLRAEAAAAAERVGAEAAEALAAAQEEAVRRRREAEETLESARSEAGREREHAREQSEELLAAARKRVEDAQAEAQRLVEEADTRATEMVAAATRAAQEVRDSVAGLREQAEEEIAGLRSAAEHAAERTRTEAQEEADRVRSDAYEERERASEDAAATRARAQEESEAAKALAERTVTDALAEAEKLRADTAEYAQRVRTEATDSLASAEQDAARTRADARDDANRIRSEAAERAETTVGEARAEAERIAAEAAELLEQAEQVKVDGEAHAEALRDAALADAEQVLDEARKAADKRRADAAEQADALIGEATTEAERIAAEAAELLEQAEQVKAEGEAQAEALRAEARAEGERVLDEARQAADKRRTDAAEQADTLIGEATAEAERLTAEAVELMETTEQDAARLRAEAEQVKAEGEAQAEALRAEARAEGERVLDEARQAADKRRADAAEQADALVGEATAEAERIAAEAAELRETTERDAERLRAEAEQVKADGEAHAQALRNAALADADQILDEARKAADKRRTDAAEQADTLVGEATAEAERIVNEAAELADSVGADARAEAERTVAAASEEAERLRAEGAEAIAEALRDAERIRTESERVKADAAAAGEQMRAEAREEADRILDEAREAGARKRSDAAEQADQLVAKAQEEALRATTEAESQADTMVGAARKEAERIVAEATVEGNSLVEQARTDADELLVGARSDATAIRERAEELRGRIEGEIEELHERARRESAEQMKTAGERVDKLVKAAEEQRAEAEEKAKELVSEASSEASKVRIAAVRKADGLLKEAEQKKASLIAEAEAIKAEAERIRAEAAAEAEKTVAEGQRELEVLTRRRKDINAEISRVQDVLEALESFETPSAGKDGVKAGVSSGSTRTGGKSQDG, encoded by the coding sequence GTGCGGGGCTACGAACACCAGGAGAGCCGCCGAGCTGAAGACGACCATCTCGCCAGGTTCGAAGCCGAGATGGACCGGCTGAAGACCGAACGCGAGAAGGCCGTCCAGCATGCCGAGGACCTGGGCTACCAGGTCGAGGTCTTGCGCGCCAAGCTCCACGAGGCGCGCCGCACCATCGCGTCCCGGCCCGCGTACGACAGCGCCGACATCGGCTACCAGGCCGAGCAGCTGCTGCGGAACGCGCAGGCGCAGGCCGAGCAGCTCCGCCAGGACGCCGAGCGCGAGTTGCGCGAGGCCCGCGCCCAGACCCAGCGCATCCTCCAGGAGCACGCCGAGCACCAGGCCCGGCTCCAGGCCGAACTGCACAACGAGGCCGTCCAGCGCCGCCAGCAGCTCGACCAGGAGCTCAACGAGCGCCGCCAGACCGTCGAGGCGCACGTCAACGAGAACGTCGCCTGGGCCGAACAGCTGCGCGCCCGCACCGAGTCCCAGGCCCGCCGCCTGCTGGAGGAGTCCCGCGCGGAGGCCGAGCAGTCCCTCGCCGCCGCCCGCGCCGAGGCCACCCGGCTCGCCGAGGAGACCAGCCGCCGCGTCGGCACCGAGGCGGAGGCCGCCCGTGCCGAGGCCGAAGCGATTCTGCTGCGCGCCCGCAAGGACGCCGAGCGGCTCCTGAGCGCCGCCTCCAGCCAGGCGCAGGAGGCCACCAGCCACGCCGAGCAGCTCCGCTCGACCACCGCCGCCGAGACCGACCAGGCCCGCCGGCAGGCCACCGAGCTCTCCCGCGCCGCCGAACAGCGCATGCAGGAGGCCGAGGAGAAGCTCCGGGTCGCCCGCGCCGAGGCCGAGAAGGCCCTCACCGAGGCCAAGGAGGCCGCCGCCCGGCAGCTCTCCTCCGCCGAGCAGGTCAACGAGCAGCGCACCCGCACCGCGAAGACGGAGATCGCCCGGCTCGTCGGCGAGGCCACCAAGGAGGCCGAGGCCCTCAAGGCGGAGGCCGAGGAGAAGCTCCGCGAGGCCACCGCCCAGGCGGAGAAGCTCGTCACCGAGGCCACCGAGAAGGCCGTCACGGCCGCCGCCGAGGACTCCGCCGCCGCGCTCGCCAAGGCCGCCCGCAGCGCCGAGGAGATCCTCACCAAGGCGTCCGAGGACGCCCGGGAGACCACCCGCAAGGCCGCCGAGGAGGCCGAGCGGGTCCGCCGCGAGGCCGAGACCGAGGCGGACCGGCTGCGCGCCGAGGCCGGGGAGCAGGCCGACGAACTGCTCGGCTCGGCCAAGGACGACACCAAGGAGTACCGCGCCAAGACGGTCGAGCTCCAGGAGGAGGCCCGCCGGCTGCGCGGCGAGGCCGAGGCCCTGCGCGCCGAGGCCGTCGACGAGGGCGAGCGGATCCGCTCCGAGGCCCGCCGCGAGGCCCTCCAGCAGATCGAGGAGGCGGCGAAGACCGCCGAGGAGCTCCTCACCAAGGCCCGTACGGACGCCGAGGAGCAGCGCACCAAGGCCGGCGCCGAGAGCGAGCGGGTCAAGTCGGAGGCGATGGAGCGCGCCCAGACGCTCCGCACCCAGGCCGAGGAGACCCTGGAGCGCACCCGCGCCGAGGCCGAGCGGCTGCGCGCCGAGGCCGAGGAGCAGGCCGAGTCGGTGAAGACCGCGGCCGAGGAGGCCGCCGCCGGGCTGCGCGCGGACGCCGAGCGGGCCGCCGAGGCGCGCCGCGCGGAGGCCGCCGAGGAACTGACCCGGCTGCACGCCGACGCCGAGGCGAAGGTCGCGGCCGCCGGTGAGGAGCTCAGCGAGGCGCGGGCCGAGGGCGAGCGGATCCGGCGCGAGGCCGCCGAGGAGACGGAGCGGCTGCGCGCCGAGGCCGCCGAGCGGATCCGTACGCTCCAGGAGCAGGCCGAGCAGGAGGCCGAGCGGCTGCGCGCCGAGGCCGCCTCGGACGCGTCCACGACGCGTACGGAGGCCGAGGCCGCGGCGGTACGGCTCCGCACGGAGGCCTCCGAGGAGGCCGAGCGGCTGAGGTCGGAGGCCCAGGAGACCGCCGACCGGCTGCGGGCCGAGGCCGCGGCCGCCGCCGAGCGGGTGGGCGCCGAGGCCGCCGAGGCCCTTGCCGCCGCGCAGGAGGAGGCCGTCCGGCGCCGCCGGGAGGCCGAGGAGACCCTGGAGTCGGCCCGCTCCGAGGCCGGCCGGGAGCGCGAGCACGCCCGGGAGCAGTCCGAGGAGCTCCTCGCGGCCGCCCGCAAGCGGGTCGAGGACGCGCAGGCCGAGGCGCAGCGCCTGGTCGAGGAGGCGGACACGCGGGCGACCGAGATGGTCGCCGCGGCCACGCGAGCCGCCCAGGAGGTGCGGGACTCCGTCGCCGGGCTGCGCGAGCAGGCCGAGGAGGAGATCGCCGGGCTGCGTTCCGCCGCCGAGCACGCGGCCGAGCGGACGCGCACCGAGGCGCAGGAGGAGGCGGACCGGGTCCGCTCCGACGCGTACGAGGAGCGGGAGCGGGCGTCCGAGGACGCCGCCGCCACGCGGGCGCGTGCCCAGGAGGAGTCGGAGGCCGCGAAGGCGCTGGCGGAGCGGACGGTCACGGACGCGCTCGCCGAGGCGGAGAAGCTGCGGGCGGACACCGCCGAGTACGCGCAGCGGGTACGGACGGAGGCGACGGACTCGCTCGCCTCGGCCGAGCAGGACGCGGCCCGCACCCGCGCGGACGCCCGGGACGACGCGAACCGGATCCGTTCGGAGGCCGCCGAGCGCGCCGAGACGACGGTCGGCGAGGCGCGCGCGGAGGCCGAGCGGATCGCGGCCGAGGCCGCCGAGCTGCTCGAGCAGGCCGAGCAGGTCAAGGTCGATGGGGAAGCGCACGCGGAGGCGCTGCGCGACGCGGCGCTCGCCGACGCCGAGCAGGTCCTCGACGAGGCCCGCAAGGCCGCCGACAAGCGACGCGCGGACGCCGCCGAGCAGGCGGACGCCCTCATCGGCGAGGCCACCACCGAGGCCGAGCGGATCGCGGCCGAGGCCGCCGAGCTCCTCGAGCAGGCCGAGCAGGTCAAGGCCGAGGGCGAGGCGCAGGCTGAGGCGCTGCGGGCCGAGGCCCGTGCCGAGGGCGAGCGGGTCCTCGACGAGGCCCGGCAGGCCGCCGACAAGCGCCGTACGGACGCCGCCGAGCAGGCCGACACGCTCATCGGGGAGGCGACGGCCGAGGCCGAGCGGCTCACCGCCGAGGCGGTCGAGCTCATGGAGACGACCGAGCAGGACGCCGCGCGCCTCCGGGCCGAGGCCGAGCAGGTCAAGGCCGAGGGTGAGGCGCAGGCGGAGGCGCTGCGGGCGGAGGCCCGTGCCGAGGGCGAGCGGGTCCTCGACGAGGCCCGGCAGGCCGCGGACAAGCGGCGCGCGGACGCGGCCGAGCAGGCCGACGCCCTTGTCGGCGAGGCGACGGCCGAGGCCGAGCGGATCGCGGCCGAGGCCGCCGAGCTGCGCGAGACGACCGAGCGGGACGCCGAGCGGCTGCGCGCGGAGGCCGAGCAGGTCAAGGCCGATGGGGAGGCGCACGCCCAGGCCCTGCGGAACGCCGCGCTCGCCGACGCCGACCAGATCCTGGACGAGGCCCGCAAGGCCGCCGACAAGCGCCGTACGGACGCCGCCGAACAGGCCGACACCCTCGTCGGCGAGGCGACGGCCGAGGCCGAGCGGATCGTGAACGAGGCGGCCGAACTGGCCGATTCGGTCGGCGCGGACGCCCGTGCCGAGGCCGAACGCACCGTCGCCGCGGCCTCGGAGGAGGCCGAGCGGCTGCGCGCCGAGGGCGCCGAGGCGATCGCGGAGGCCCTGCGGGACGCCGAGCGGATCCGTACCGAGTCGGAGCGCGTGAAGGCCGACGCCGCCGCCGCGGGCGAGCAGATGCGCGCGGAGGCCCGCGAGGAGGCGGACCGGATCCTCGACGAGGCCCGCGAGGCCGGGGCCCGGAAGCGTTCCGACGCGGCCGAGCAGGCGGACCAGCTCGTCGCCAAGGCCCAGGAGGAGGCGCTGCGCGCCACCACGGAGGCCGAGTCGCAGGCGGACACGATGGTCGGCGCGGCCCGCAAGGAGGCCGAGCGGATCGTCGCCGAGGCGACCGTCGAGGGCAACTCGCTGGTGGAGCAGGCCCGTACGGACGCGGACGAGCTCCTCGTCGGGGCGCGCAGCGACGCGACGGCCATAAGGGAGCGGGCCGAGGAGCTGCGGGGCCGGATCGAGGGCGAGATCGAGGAGCTGCACGAGCGGGCGCGGCGCGAGTCGGCCGAGCAGATGAAGACGGCCGGCGAGCGCGTCGACAAGCTGGTGAAGGCGGCCGAGGAGCAGCGCGCCGAGGCGGAGGAGAAGGCCAAGGAGCTGGTCTCCGAGGCGAGTTCGGAGGCGAGCAAGGTCCGGATCGCCGCGGTCCGCAAGGCGGACGGGCTGCTGAAGGAGGCCGAGCAGAAGAAGGCCTCGCTCATCGCGGAGGCCGAGGCCATCAAGGCGGAGGCCGAGCGGATCCGTGCGGAGGCCGCGGCCGAGGCCGAGAAGACGGTCGCGGAGGGCCAGCGCGAGCTGGAGGTGCTGACGCGTCGTCGCAAGGACATCAATGCCGAGATCTCCCGTGTCCAGGACGTCCTGGAGGCGTTGGAGTCTTTCGAGACGCCGTCCGCCGGAAAGGACGGGGTCAAGGCGGGTGTGTCGTCGGGTTCCACTCGTACGGGTGGCAAGTCCCAGGACGGCTAG
- the mce gene encoding methylmalonyl-CoA epimerase encodes MLTRIDHIGIACFDLDKTVEFYRATYGFEVFHSEVNEEQGVREAMLKINETSDGGASYLQLLEPTREDSAVGKWLAKNGEGVHHIAFGTADVDGDAAAIREKGVRVLYDQPRIGSMGSRITFLHPKDCHGVLTELVTSAEPSADHSSAEH; translated from the coding sequence ATGCTGACGCGTATCGACCACATCGGGATCGCCTGTTTCGACCTGGACAAGACTGTCGAGTTCTACCGTGCCACGTACGGTTTCGAGGTCTTCCACTCCGAGGTCAACGAGGAGCAGGGCGTCCGCGAGGCCATGCTCAAGATCAACGAGACCTCGGACGGCGGGGCCTCGTACCTCCAGCTCCTGGAGCCCACCCGGGAGGACTCGGCGGTGGGCAAGTGGCTCGCCAAGAACGGCGAGGGCGTGCACCACATCGCGTTCGGCACGGCCGACGTCGACGGGGACGCCGCCGCCATCCGCGAGAAGGGCGTACGGGTCCTCTACGACCAGCCGCGGATCGGCTCCATGGGCTCCCGGATCACCTTCCTCCACCCCAAGGACTGCCACGGCGTCCTCACGGAACTGGTCACCTCGGCCGAGCCGTCCGCTGACCACTCCTCAGCGGAGCACTGA